In Candidatus Peregrinibacteria bacterium, one DNA window encodes the following:
- a CDS encoding adenylosuccinate synthase, whose product MLSSLGNICVIIGAQWGDEGKGKLVDILSEEFDIIARSAGGANAGHTIYVEGRKFVFHLIPSGLLHKGKVGIIGNGCVVHLPTLFQEIEDLKSYGVSPDGRLFLSDRAHLIFEYHIKIDCIQEERKGKQSVGTTKRGIGPAYTDKASRIGIRAGDLVSGFEAFSEKFRTNITRHGEMYGFLEENPQEFEEYIAKQLEEYRGYSEKLKNMIIDTTEYIRDTRRKGKIILVEGAQGTHLDIDFGTYPFVTSSNTTVAGACSGTGIAPSKVESVIGILKAYTTRVGSGPFPSEDTGEDGEKLRKIGGEYGATTGRPRRCGWLDIAVANYSALVNGVDYWNVTKLDVLSDFPTLKIITGYKYKGKNLKSFPASIDVLSKVEPEILEMSGWQEDISKCRKFEDLPKNAQKYIKKIEELTNTPVKYIGVGMNRDAMIMG is encoded by the coding sequence ATGCTATCTTCCCTCGGAAATATTTGTGTAATAATTGGGGCTCAATGGGGCGATGAAGGAAAGGGGAAACTTGTAGATATTCTCTCAGAAGAATTTGATATTATTGCGAGATCAGCAGGCGGGGCAAATGCGGGACATACTATTTACGTTGAAGGGAGAAAATTCGTGTTCCATCTCATTCCTTCAGGACTTCTCCATAAGGGAAAGGTGGGAATTATTGGAAATGGCTGCGTAGTACATCTTCCAACACTTTTTCAAGAAATAGAAGATCTCAAGTCCTATGGAGTTTCGCCCGACGGAAGGCTTTTTTTGAGTGATCGAGCGCATCTTATTTTTGAATATCACATAAAAATTGACTGTATTCAGGAAGAACGAAAAGGGAAACAATCTGTAGGGACAACAAAACGCGGTATTGGTCCAGCATATACAGATAAAGCGAGTCGAATCGGAATTCGTGCTGGAGATCTCGTGAGTGGATTTGAGGCTTTTTCAGAAAAATTTCGGACAAATATTACTCGTCATGGAGAAATGTATGGTTTTCTTGAGGAGAATCCGCAAGAATTTGAGGAATATATTGCAAAACAACTCGAAGAATACCGCGGATATTCAGAAAAATTGAAAAATATGATTATTGACACGACCGAATATATTCGCGATACTCGTCGAAAGGGGAAAATCATTCTCGTCGAAGGAGCGCAGGGGACTCATCTCGATATTGATTTTGGAACGTATCCATTTGTAACGAGTTCAAATACCACCGTTGCTGGAGCATGCAGTGGAACTGGAATTGCACCATCAAAAGTTGAATCAGTGATCGGCATTTTGAAAGCGTATACGACTCGAGTTGGCTCAGGACCATTTCCGAGTGAAGATACCGGAGAAGATGGAGAGAAACTCCGAAAAATTGGAGGAGAATATGGTGCGACAACAGGACGTCCAAGACGATGCGGATGGCTCGATATTGCTGTAGCGAATTATAGCGCACTTGTGAATGGAGTTGATTATTGGAATGTTACGAAACTTGATGTGCTCTCTGATTTTCCTACTTTAAAAATTATTACTGGCTACAAATACAAAGGAAAAAATCTCAAGAGTTTTCCTGCAAGTATTGATGTTCTCTCAAAAGTAGAGCCGGAAATTTTGGAAATGTCTGGATGGCAGGAAGATATTTCTAAGTGTCGAAAATTTGAAGATCTTCCAAAAAATGCTCAAAAGTACATCAAAAAAATCGAAGAGCTTACAAACACTCCGGTAAAGTATATTGGAGTAGGAATGAATCGCGATGCGATGATTATGGGCTAA
- a CDS encoding peroxiredoxin, with protein sequence MAPDFVANTYFKGEFHEVSLHEYLRKEKWVVLFFYPLDFTFVCPTEIKEFSKMAKEFEKEGAQILGVSVDSEYSHQAWCKGDLGDLEFPLISDFNKEISLSYGVLHDDGMSLRGTFIIDPNGIIQHSTINNLPLGRNVDETLRTLCAAKTGELCPVGWQKGGKTLGKA encoded by the coding sequence ATGGCTCCAGATTTTGTCGCAAATACATATTTTAAAGGAGAATTCCACGAAGTATCTCTCCACGAATATCTCCGCAAAGAAAAATGGGTGGTGCTTTTCTTTTATCCGCTTGATTTCACCTTTGTCTGCCCGACAGAGATTAAGGAATTCTCAAAAATGGCAAAAGAATTTGAGAAGGAGGGCGCACAAATTCTTGGGGTTTCCGTCGACAGTGAATATTCCCACCAGGCTTGGTGTAAAGGAGATCTAGGAGATTTAGAATTTCCGCTGATTTCTGATTTTAACAAGGAAATTTCTCTGTCGTATGGCGTTTTACATGACGATGGCATGAGCCTCAGAGGAACGTTTATCATCGACCCAAATGGCATTATTCAACATTCCACTATCAATAATTTGCCACTCGGACGAAATGTCGATGAGACACTTCGTACTCTTTGTGCCGCAAAAACAGGAGAACTGTGTCCTGTTGGATGGCAGAAAGGAGGGAAGACGCTCGGGAAAGCGTAG